One Gossypium raimondii isolate GPD5lz chromosome 3, ASM2569854v1, whole genome shotgun sequence genomic window carries:
- the LOC105795161 gene encoding F-box protein SKIP22-like, with amino-acid sequence MKLRLRNFESKETLRIQLLSSSSILQLQEAVFPCLPLNPLHVTPSSLRFSLNAKDLLHAPSPLVSLLSLGVASGDLIYFSLNPNAFSPPPQTLFQEPILMPESSANRENPVREPMLIEPQVSQQANKGRLLEHYLLRKFLGEELGDIRSIHNLMAMEIHVILLDSGFVLFDTVSGLKIDRFRLPDESSSPVSICYSLPQLLIANHDFGPNLTDYIVLKFQTLNNFLQVYGSLVKGGSVYRLSLDGYTFEPTMGLLWARCFKNYTRTDNNQDGSYISYREKEIFKFWKVVKDGLALPLLIDLSFKIGLPLPACFMRLPADLKLQILDSLPGTDVARMACVSVEMRYVASNNDLWRKKVEEEFGHWLGVTRNWKKIYHSCWESKKKRKRAITRWRGFPRVNRPSYFPVRRDPIPLGGVHVVHDDDYDLPARLRVPPLHQLRRLRRQGYVVLD; translated from the coding sequence ATGAAACTGAGACTGAGAAATTTCGAATCGAAAGAAACTTTAAGGATACAACTTCTATCATCTTCTTCGATTCTTCAACTCCAAGAAGCCGTTTTCCCCTGTCTCCCGCTCAATCCCCTTCATGTTACTCCCTCTTCTCTCCGTTTCTCCCTCAACGCCAAGGACCTCCTCCACGCGCCGTCTCCTCTGGTTTCCCTCCTTTCCCTCGGTGTTGCTTCCGGTGACCTTATCTATTTTTCCCTTAACCCCAACGCTTTTTCTCCACCTCCTCAAACCCTGTTTCAAGAACCGATCCTAATGCCAGAGTCCAGCGCCAATCGAGAGAACCCAGTTCGAGAACCCATGTTGATCGAGCCCCAAGTTTCTCAACAAGCTAATAAAGGAAGGCTCTTGGAGCATTATTTATTGAGGAAGTTTTTAGGGGAAGAACTGGGTGATATTCGTAGCATTCACAACCTCATGGCGATGGAAATCCACGTGATTTTATTGGATTCGGGTTTCGTGTTGTTTGATACAGTTTCAGGCTTGAAAATTGATCGGTTTCGTTTGCCAGATGAGTCGTCTTCCCCTGTTTCAATTTGTTATTCCCTGCCTCAACTTTTGATTGCCAATCATGATTTTGGGCCTAATTTAACtgattatattgttttaaagtTTCAAACTTTAAACAATTTTCTCCAGGTTTATGGGTCTTTAGTTAAAGGGGGTTCGGTATATAGATTGTCTTTGGATGGATATACGTTTGAACCAACTATGGGTTTACTGTGGGCACGTTGTTTTAAGAATTACACTAGGACTGATAATAATCAAGATGGGTCTTATATTTCATATCgtgaaaaagaaattttcaagttttggaaGGTTGTTAAGGATGGACTTGCATTGCCATTGTTGATAGATCTCTCTTTTAAGATTGGATTGCCTCTTCCAGCTTGTTTCATGCGTCTCCCAGCTGACTTAAAGCTCCAGATTCTGGACTCATTGCCCGGCACGGATGTCGCAAGGATGGCATGCGTTTCAGTTGAGATGCGATATGTGGCTTCGAATAATGATCTATGGAGGAAGAAAGTTGAAGAGGAGTTTGGACATTGGTTAGGAGTAACGAGGAACTGGAAAAAGATATATCATTCATGTTGGGAGAGTAAGAAGAAGCGTAAACGGGCGATTACACGGTGGCGAGGCTTCCCTCGTGTCAATAGGCCTTCTTACTTCCCGGTTAGGAGAGATCCTATTCCACTTGGAGGTGTTCATGTTGTCCATGATGATGATTATGACCTTCCTGCTCGTCTTCGTGTACCGCCCCTTCATCAATTGCGCCGTCTTCGAAGGCAAGGTTATGTTGTACTAGACTGA
- the LOC105795159 gene encoding protein SHORT HYPOCOTYL IN WHITE LIGHT 1, with the protein MSFTVNHSPPFLTIFPNKKPPPFHFSCNPKTLPFKSHSFQPLLASRRIPNYPQGIDNLVDGPRNWSRSITSEFDDDEEDDDEEEEDRSLDLFVRFVQNVFRKISKRARKALRAILPISISTKLVGFSVDGVLILAFLWVLKAFLEVVCTLGSAVFVTILLIRGIWTGVTFMQESRDHRRINEPFNDPRSWNGAQPAT; encoded by the exons ATGTCTTTCACCGTCAACCACTCACCTCCGTTTCTCACGATCTTCCCCAACAAAAAACCGCCGCCGTTTCACTTTTCCTGTAACCCCAAAACCCTCCCTTTCAAATCCCACTCCTTTCAGCCCCTTCTTGCTTCACGAAGAATCCCCAATTACCCTCAG GGGATTGATAATCTTGTGGATGGCCCTCGCAACTGGAGCCGTTCGATCACTTCGGAGTTCGATGACGATGAAGAAGATGAcgatgaagaggaagaagataGGAGCTTGGATCTGTTTGTTAGATTTGTTCAAAACGTATTTAGAAAGATATCTAAACGAGCAAGGAAAGCCTTACGAGCTATTTTGCCCATCTCTATCTCTACTAAACTG GTTGGATTCTCTGTTGATGGAGTTCTGATACTGGCATTTTTATGGGTTTTAAAGGCATTTCTTGAG GTGGTTTGCACCCTTGGAAGTGCTGTGTTTGTAACCATCTTACTTATACGGGGGATATGGACTGGGGTAACATTCATGCAAGAAAGCCGTGACCACCGTAGGATCAATGAACCCTTTAATGACCCGCGCTCATGGAATGGTGCACAACCGGCCACTTGA
- the LOC105795158 gene encoding uncharacterized protein LOC105795158 codes for MASLQMLNPVFSSISISHSKFPGKSDSRNKTLNFNSCRSFKSLHSQRSIIRCATQDDDNKNNGEESPESLFLKELKRRGMAPTSLVEDAKNTNYGLDEEMKVGEERGSVSKRNVVSTEFDQSLSNQRERSMELNSEGLEGLVPRAKLLLTLGGTFFLSFWPFILSTIAFFSALYLYFGPSFIHDGSKTPVSPPQYIDPYTLLEDERISQTAPHVN; via the exons atggcttCTCTACAGATGCTGAACCCTGTGTTTtcttccatttccatttcccaCTCAAAATTTCCAGGAAAATCTGATTCCAGGAACAAAACCCTCAACTTCAATAGTTGTAGAAGCTTCAAGTCCTTGCACAGCCAAAGATCTATTATTCGTTGTGCAACTCAAGATGATGACAACAAAAACAATG GTGAAGAGTCACCTGAGTCACTGTTTCTGAAGGAGTTGAAGAGGAGGGGGATGGCACCAACTTCATTGGTAGAGGATGCTAAAAATACCAATTATGGATTAGATGAGGAGATGAAAGTAGGGGAAGAAAGGGGAAGTGTCTCCAAAAGGAATGTTGTGTCAACTGAATTTGATCAAAGCTTATCTAATCAAAGGGAACGATCCATGGAGTTGAATAGTGAAGGCCTTGAG GGGCTGGTTCCGCGGGCTAAACTGTTGCTAACACTAGGAGGAACTTTCTTCCTCAGCTTCTGGCCTTTCATCCTTTCAACTATAGCATTCTTTTCTGCTCTCTACCTT TATTTCGGACCATCTTTCATTCACGATGGAAGTAAGACACCCGTTTCACCACCGCAATACATAGATCCTTATACACTTCTGGAAGATGAAAGGATTTCTCAAACTGCCCCTCATGTAAATTGA
- the LOC105795162 gene encoding stemmadenine O-acetyltransferase, with translation MQKMKVEVVSRKTVKPSIPTPHHLRTFNLSVLDQDVLALHYGSVMFFYPSDGDVSNVSQKSESLKNSLSKILLYFYPLAGQLKDAVTIECNDEGACFIEAKSGCQLKDLLADPDTELLKSLVPSIDPKAIRSTLACNLLVQLTSFTCGGTAVAVSVSQKFADTSSFCTFIRSWTAMSGHEYGRVELPKLVGASLLPPLDTTLISIPPPTTRNCTSKRFLFHGPQITNLKLKVAAAMGHQQHNITDAEIVLALILKCAAAAAYSHGSSSRSRQSALLNVVNLRKRMVPPLPGNTIGNLILKYAVMFDEDDVELHQLVSKMKNEFTNVCNEKVKGIKSKKGYKEIRESRKQIAQLLNGKVKDINSTYTCTNLCGYPFHEMDFGWGKPIWVTSPSNFKNMIVLLDSKWGGIEAWVTLDEVEMAMFERNNELLAVASLNPSALINYSRI, from the coding sequence ATGCAGAAAATGAAGGTTGAAGTTGTCTCAAGAAAAACCGTCAAACCCTCCATTCCCACACCTCACCATCTCAGAACATTCAATCTTTCTGTTTTGGATCAAGACGTTCTTGCCCTTCATTATGGCTCTGTCATGTTTTTCTATCCCTCAGACGGTGACGTTTCGAATGTTTCACAAAAGTCCGAGTCCCTCAAAAACTCCTTGTCCAAAATCCTACTCTATTTCTACCCACTTGCTGGTCAGCTCAAAGATGCTGTAACTATCGAGTGCAATGATGAAGGGGCTTGTTTTATAGAAGCTAAATCCGGGTGCCAACTCAAGGATTTGCTTGCTGATCCGGATACTGAGCTGCTTAAGTCGTTGGTCCCATCGATTGATCCTAAAGCCATCCGTTCGACTTTGGCCTGCAACTTGCTCGTTCAACTCACCAGCTTCACATGTGGTGGAACGGCAGTTGCGGTCTCGGTGTCACAAAAATTCGCCGACACTTCGTCTTTTTGTACCTTCATACGGAGCTGGACTGCCATGAGCGGTCATGAATATGGCAGAGTGGAGTTACCGAAACTAGTTGGGGCTTCGTTGCTACCACCTTTGGATACAACACTCATATCCATTCCTCCGCCCACGACTCGAAATTGCACGTCGAAGAGGTTCTTGTTTCACGGACCACAAATCACAAACCTCAAACTCAAAGTTGCTGCTGCCATGGGGCATCAGCAGCACAATATCACCGACGCGGAAATCGTGCTGGCACTCATACTGAAATGCGCGGCTGCCGCTGCCTATTCTCATGGATCATCCTCTCGGTCTCGGCAATCCGCGTTGCTAAACGTGGTGAACTTGCGGAAAAGAATGGTTCCACCATTACCAGGAAACACAATAGGGAACTTGATTCTGAAATACGCAGTGATGTTCGATGAGGACGATGTGGAACTCCATCAACTGGTTTCCAAAATGAAGAACGAGTTCACCAATGTTTGCAATGAGAAGGTGAAGGGAATCAAAAGCAAGAAAGGGTACAAAGAAATTCGAGAGAGTCGTAAACAGATTGCTCAGCTCTTGAATGGCAAAGTCAAAGACATCAACAGCACCTATACTTGTACCAACTTATGCGGCTATCCATTTCATGAGATGGATTTTGGGTGGGGAAAGCCGATATGGGTGACGAGTCCGAGTAATTTCAAGAACATGATAGTGTTGCTAGATTCGAAATGGGGAGGCATAGAAGCTTGGGTGACATTGGATGAAGTAGAAATGGCCATGTTCGAGCGTAACAATGAGTTATTGGCAGTTGCTTCGTTAAATCCTAGTGCCCTTATAAATTACAGCCGCATCTGA
- the LOC105795157 gene encoding tubulin alpha-4 chain, with protein MRECISVHIGQAGIQVGNACWELYCLEHGIQPDGQMPSDKTVGGGDDAFNTFFSETGAGKHVPRAVFVDLEPTVIDEVRTGTYRQLFHPEQLISGKEDAANNFARGHYTIGKEIVDLCLDRIRKLADNCTGLQGFLVFNAVGGGTGSGLGSLLLERLSVDYGKKSKLGFTVYPSPQVSTSVVEPYNSVLSTHSLLEHTDVAVLLDNEAIYDICRRSLDIERPTYTNLNRLVSQVISSLTASLRFDGALNVDVTEFQTNLVPYPRIHFMLSSYAPVISAEKAYHEQLSVAEITNSAFEPSSMMAKCDPRHGKYMACCLMYRGDVVPKDVNAAVATIKTKRTIQFVDWCPTGFKCGINYQPPTVVPGGDLAKVQRAVCMISNSTSVAEVFSRIDHKFDLMYAKRAFVHWYVGEGMEEGEFSEAREDLAALEKDYEEVGAESGEGDEEGEDEY; from the exons ATGAGAGAGTGCATTTCAGTTCACATCGGTCAGGCTGGTATCCAAGTCGGAAATGCCTGCTGGGAGCTTTACTGCCTTGAACATGGAATCCAG CCTGATGGCCAGATGCCAAGTGACAAGACTGTCGGAGGAGGTGATGATGCTTTTAACACCTTTTTCAGTGAAACTGGTGCTGGAAAGCACGTCCCTCGTGCTGTCTTTGTGGATCTTGAGCCTACTGTTATTGATGAAGTGAGGACTGGTACTTACCGTCAGCTTTTCCACCCTGAGCAACTCATCAGCGGCAAGGAAGACGCTGCCAACAACTTCGCCCGTGGCCACTACACTA TTGGCAAAGAGATCGTTGACTTGTGCTTGGACCGTATCAGGAAGCTTGCTGATAACTGTACCGGTCTTCAAGGTTTCCTTGTTTTCAACGCTGTTGGTGGAGGCACTGGATCTGGTCTTGGTTCCCTCCTTTTGGAGCGTTTGTCTGTTGATTATGGCAAGAAATCCAAGTTGGGTTTCACTGTCTACCCATCACCCCAGGTCTCCACATCTGTTGTTGAGCCCTACAACAGTGTCCTCTCAACGCACTCCCTTTTGGAGCACACTGATGTGGCTGTTCTTCTTGACAATGAGGCTATCTATGACATTTGCAGGCGCTCTCTTGACATTGAGCGACCCACTTACACCAATCTTAACCGTCTTGTCTCCCAG GTGATCTCCTCTTTGACTGCTTCACTTAGGTTCGATGGTGCCTTGAACGTGGATGTAACAGAATTCCAGACCAACTTGGTCCCTTACCCAAGAATACACTTCATGCTTTCTTCATACGCTCCAGTCATCTCTGCTGAGAAGGCTTACCATGAGCAGCTATCAGTTGCTGAAATCACCAATAGTGCCTTTGAGCCCTCATCTATGATGGCCAAGTGTGATCCTCGCCATGGCAAGTATATGGCTTGCTGTTTGATGTACCGTGGTGATGTTGTGCCCAAGGATGTCAATGCTGCTGTTGCCACCATCAAGACCAAGAGAACTATTCAGTTCGTTGACTGGTGCCCAACTGGATTCAAGTGTGGTATCAACTACCAGCCACCCACTGTCGTTCCTGGTGGTGATCTTGCTAAGGTCCAGAGAGCCGTTTGCATGATTTCCAACTCAACCAGCGTTGCTGAGGTGTTCTCCCGCATTGACCACAAGTTTGATCTCATGTATGCCAAGCGTGCCTTTGTTCACTGGTACGTGGGTGAGGGTATGGAAGAAGGAGAATTCTCGGAAGCTCGTGAGGACCTTGCTGCACTTGAGAAGGATTATGAAGAAGTCGGTGCTGAGTCAGGCGAGGGTGATGAGGAAGGTGAAGATGAGTACTAA